From one Lotus japonicus ecotype B-129 chromosome 3, LjGifu_v1.2 genomic stretch:
- the LOC130746425 gene encoding uncharacterized protein LOC130746425, with translation MKPDTLLDYAVLQLSPKRSRCELLVSSDGTSEKLTSGLVKPFLTHLKVAEEQASLAVQSIRLEIDRHKNAETWFTKGTFERFVRFVGMPEILEMVATFDAEMTQLEAARKIYSQGAGDQRAESQGGDGTGVIAAADATTKELLRAIDVRLGAVRQDLTSACARASASGFNPHTVSHLKLFADRFRAHRLNEACAKYLSLYERRPDLISTWKPGGDDRDLRSSVNSDMSIDNDDDQSKPSTWQQPKAIGNFASLRRSASNNDVNQKGDEAKDAATKDDTTESSPSPSSSTTSSAAPSARRLSVQDRINLFEKKQKEGSSGKPAELRRMSSDVLRRWSGCSDMSIDGSGEKKLSEESPLSSSTSSVPQNNSSVATTSEENSENVAKTDHGSFQESENVSVYGDERSGGFKDEVGASGPPLKGSSSGSEEVVCSMLSSGDGLCDVKVSGGMKSHVVAPSLVKVHRIHSRSLSAQFEGGVALKQRDASPVQVEGVHQSTSQDSSSSSLIAKQQKDEDSQVPKMKYQKTVPATQEKTSMPSGKRDETRGGNESSRLNYPGKQVSESHGNARVASAVPQEQAQRVRQTKGNQELHDELKMKADELEKLFAEHKLRVPGEQSGSARRIEPAADAHVEQTVSSQHRRPVVGDSTPQPPSRSTVSEPAASSSNLTNFDAKSSQTKSGDSHNYGDALRQNFSELNFGDDSRGKFYEKYMKKRNAKLQEEWSSNRAEKEARMKAMQDSLERSREEMKAKFSGSTNRQGSLTGAHRAEKLGYFKSNNKRDQHPIDLLQNEEVEDLSEFSEEKIYGASRQTRKVFPNRHVPPGAPRTTAASISRSSGRRRENPLAQSVPNFSDLRKENTKPSSGVSKTTRSQVRNYARSKSSAEEAQGIKEEKVKQTQSLRKSSANPAEFKDLSHLNSDGVVLTPLKFDLDETDLGPYDQPSRSFTKTGNSVGPGSGGNAIRNKASAASHTHKNKFDDLEFDMEDSLHMATEEEDEIGTVAIEDCTYNNNGKVSLSQESGKSGNSGSEIGDSTRSLAQVDSVSGGEMPTEYPSNFNGVGSLQDSPVGSPVSWNSHVPHPFSYPHESSDIDASADSPIGSPASWNSHSLNPGENDAARMRKKWGSAQKPYFVANSSQNQPRKDVTRGFKRLLKFGRKTRGSESLVDWISATTSEGDDDMEDGRDLANRSSEDLRKSRMGFSHGHPSDDSFNDSELFNEQVQSMQSSIPAPPAHFKLRDDHISGSSIKAPKSFFSLSTFRSKGSDSKPR, from the exons GTGGGGATGGAACAGGAGTCATTGCAGCGGCAGATGCAACCAC GAAGGAACTCCTAAGAGCCATTGATGTAAGACTCGGTGCAGTTAGGCAGGACTTAACCTCAGCATGTGCTCGTGCATCAGCATCTGGTTTTAATCCCCACACTGTCTCTCATCTCAAACTCTTTGCAGATCGATTCCGTGCCCACCGCTTGAA TGAAGCATGTGCTAAATATTTGTCACTGTATGAAAGAAGACCAGACCTTATCAGCACCTGGAAGCCAGGTGGCGATGACAGGGATCTCCGGTCATCAGTTAACTCTGACATGTCCATTGACAACGACGATGACCAATCAAAGCCTTCCACGTGGCAACAGCCCAAAGCCATTGGCAACTTCGCTTCACTACGACGTAGCGCCAGCAACAACGACGTAAACCAGAAAGGTGACGAAGCCAAGGACGCCGCCACCAAAGACGACACCACCGAGTCCTCACCGTCGCCGTCGTCGTCAACGACCTCCTCAGCGGCACCGTCGGCGCGGCGGCTCAGCGTGCAGGACCGGATCAACCTCTTCGAGAAGAAGCAGAAGGAGGGCTCCTCAGGTAAACCGGCGGAGCTTCGGAGGATGTCCTCCGACGTCTTGCGGCGGTGGAGTGGCTGCAGTGACATGAGCATTGACGGTAGCGGCGAGAAGAAGCTCTCTGAAGAGAGCCCTTTGTCTTCGTCCACGTCCTCTGTTCCGCAGAACAACTCCTCTGTTGCCACCACCTCCGAAGAAAACTCAGAGAATGTTGCGAAAACTGATCATGGGTCTTTTCAGGAGAGTGAAAACGTTTCTGTTTATGGAGATGAGAGGAGTGGAGGGTTTAAGGATGAAGTGGGTGCTTCTGGGCCACCATTGAAGGGTTCTTCTTCGGGTTCGGAAGAGGTTGTTTGTTCCATGTTGTCTTCTGGAgatgggttgtgtgatgtgaagGTTTCTGGTGGGATGAAAAGTCATGTGGTTGCGCCGTCACTTGTTAAGGTCCACCGTATTCATTCACGATCTCTTTCAGCTCAATTTGAAGGTGGCGTGGCACTCAAACAGAGGGATGCTTCTCCTGTTCAGGTTGAGGGTGTTCATCAATCTACATCTCAggactcttcttcatcttcattaatAGCCAAGCAGCAAAAGGACGAGGATTCTCAAGTTCCAAAAATGAAGTACCAAAAAACGGTACCTGCTACTCAGGAAAAAACCAGCATGCCATCAGGTAAAAGGGATGAAACTCGGGGTGGTAATGAAAGTAGCAGGTTGAATTATCCTGGTAAACAAGTTTCGGAGAGTCACGGTAATGCTCGGGTAGCCTCAGCTGTGCCTCAAGAGCAGGCTCAGAGAGTAAGGCAGACTAAAGGAAATCAGGAGCTACATGATGAGCTGAAAATGAAGGCGGATGAGCTTGAAAAGCTTTTTGCAGAGCATAAATTGAGGGTTCCTGGGGAACAATCTGGTTCTGCACGGAGAATTGAGCCTGCGGCGGATGCACATGTTGAACAGACTGTTAGCTCACAGCATAGAAGACCTGTTGTGGGGGATTCAACTCCTCAGCCGCCTTCTAGAAGCACTGTGTCTGAACCAGCTGCAAGTTCTAGCAATTTGACAAACTTTGATGCTAAGTCGTCGCAAACTAAGTCAGGGGACAGTCACAATTATGGCGATGCTCTAAGGCAAAATTTCTCGGAACTTAACTTTGGTGATGATTCTAGGGGTAAATTTTATGAAAAGTACATGAAAAAAAGGAATGCTAAACTTCAGGAAGAATGGAGTTCAAACAGAGCAGAGAAAGAAGCTAGGATGAAGGCCATGCAGGATAGTCTTGAGCGGAGCAGAGAGGAGATGAAGGCCAAGTTTTCAGGGTCAACAAATAGACAAGGTTCACTAACAGGCGCTCATCGTGCTGAGAAACTTGGATATTTCAAATCAAATAATAAAAGAGACCAG CATCCAATAGATTTGCTTCAGAATGAAGAGGTTGAAGATCTTTCTGAATTCTCAGAAGAAAAGATTTATGGTGCTTCAAGGCAAACTAGGAAAGTATTTCCTAACAGACATGTGCCTCCAGGCGCACCTCGCACAACAGCAGCGTCAATCTCACGCTCATCTGGCAGGCGAAGAGAAAATCCTCTTGCTCAGTCGGTTCCAAATTTCTCTGatttaagaaaagaaaatacaaagCCTTCTTCTGGAGTCAGTAAAACGACCCGCTCTCAGGTGAGAAACTATGCCCGTAGCAAAAGCTCTGCTGAAGAAGCGCAAGGTATCAAGGAAGAGAAGGTAAAGCAAACTCAGTCTTTGCGGAAGAGCTCTGCTAATCCTGCAGAGTTTAAGGATTTGTCCCATTTGAACTCAGATGGGGTTGTCTTGACTCCAttgaaatttgatttggatgaGACTGATCTGGGACCTTATGATCAACCATCAAGGTCTTTCACTAAAACAGGTAATAGTGTAGGCCCTGGTTCTGGAGGCAATGCTATCAGGAATAAAGCTTCAGCGGCATCTCATActcataaaaataaatttgatgaccTAGAATTTGATATGGAAGATTCTTTGCATATGGCgacagaggaagaagatgaaatcgGAACTGTGGCCATCGAAGACTGCACTTATAATAATAATGGAAAGGTGAGCCTGAGCCAAGAATCTGGGAAATCTGGTAATTCTGGGTCTGAAATTGGTGATTCTACAAGGTCTCTTGCTCAGGTAGACTCTGTTTCAGGGGGTGAAATGCCTACTGAATATCCATCAAATTTCAACGGGGTAGGATCTCTGCAGGACTCTCCAGTTGGAAGTCCAGTGTCATGGAACTCACACGTGCCTCATCCCTTTTCTTACCCACACGAATCCTCTGACATTGATGCTTCTGCGGATTCTCCAATTGGCAGCCCTGCGTCTTGGAATTCTCATTCCCTAAACCCGGGAGAGAATGATGCTGCTCGAATGAGGAAAAAATGGGGAAGTGCTCAAAAGCCGTATTTTGTTGCTAATTCATCCCAGAATCAACCCCGCAAGGATGTCACAAGAGGTTTTAAGCGATTACTTAAGTTCGGCAGAAAGACTCGTGGGTCAGAGAGTTTGGTTGATTGGATCTCTGCTACAACTTCTGAAGGAGATGATGATATGGAAGATGGTCGAGATCTTGCAAACCGGTCATCAGAAGACTTGAGGAAATCACGAATGGGGTTCTCTCATGGTCATCCTTCTGATGACAGCTTCAATGATAGTGAGCTGTTCAATGAGCAGG TTCAATCCATGCAAAGCTCTATCCCTGCACCTCCCGCTCATTTTAAACTAAGGGATGATCATATATCAGGAAGTTCAATAAAAG CTCCCAAATCATTTTTTTCACTCTCAACCTTCCGAAGCAAGGGCAGTGACTCGAAACCAAGATGA